A genomic region of Streptomyces rimosus contains the following coding sequences:
- the dnaJ gene encoding molecular chaperone DnaJ, which translates to MATDYYAVLGVRRDASQDEIKKAFRRLARELHPDVNPDPKTQERFKEINAAYEVLSDPQKKQVYDLGGDPLSQAGGGGGAGGFGAGFGNFSDIMDAFFGTASQRGPRSRTRRGQDAMIRLDVELDEAAFGTTKDIQVDTAVVCTTCSGEGAAPGTSAQTCDMCRGRGEVSQVTRSFLGQVMTSRPCPQCQGFGTVVPTPCPECAGDGRIRSRRTLTVKIPAGVDNGTRIQLAGEGEVGPGGGPAGDLYVEIHELPHPTFQRRGDDLHCTVTIPMTAAALGTKCPLETLDGVEEIDIRPGTQSGQSIPLHGRGVTHLRGNGRGDLIVHVEVITPNKLDAEQEELLRRLAKLRNEERPQGQFQPGQQGLFSRLKDAFNGR; encoded by the coding sequence GTGGCCACGGACTATTACGCGGTCCTCGGCGTACGGCGCGACGCCTCGCAGGACGAGATCAAGAAGGCTTTCCGGCGGCTGGCGCGCGAGCTGCACCCGGATGTGAACCCCGACCCGAAGACCCAGGAGCGGTTCAAGGAGATCAACGCCGCTTACGAGGTGCTCTCGGACCCGCAGAAGAAGCAGGTCTACGACCTCGGCGGCGACCCCCTCTCGCAGGCGGGTGGCGGCGGCGGGGCCGGCGGCTTCGGCGCGGGCTTCGGCAACTTCTCCGACATCATGGACGCGTTCTTCGGCACGGCCTCGCAGCGCGGACCGCGGTCCCGCACGCGCCGCGGCCAGGACGCGATGATCCGGCTGGACGTCGAGCTGGACGAGGCGGCCTTCGGCACCACCAAGGACATCCAGGTCGACACCGCCGTCGTCTGCACGACCTGTTCGGGCGAGGGCGCCGCGCCCGGCACCTCGGCGCAGACCTGTGACATGTGCCGCGGCCGCGGCGAGGTCTCCCAGGTCACCCGGTCCTTCCTGGGCCAGGTCATGACCTCCCGGCCGTGCCCGCAGTGCCAGGGCTTCGGTACGGTCGTGCCGACCCCGTGCCCCGAGTGCGCCGGCGACGGCCGCATCCGCTCGCGCCGTACGCTCACGGTCAAGATCCCGGCCGGTGTGGACAACGGCACGCGCATCCAGCTCGCCGGCGAGGGCGAGGTCGGCCCCGGCGGCGGCCCGGCCGGCGACCTGTACGTCGAGATCCACGAGCTGCCGCACCCGACGTTCCAGCGGCGCGGCGACGACCTGCACTGCACGGTCACGATCCCGATGACGGCGGCGGCGCTGGGCACGAAGTGCCCGCTGGAGACGCTGGACGGCGTGGAGGAGATCGACATCCGGCCCGGAACCCAGTCCGGCCAGTCGATCCCGCTGCACGGCCGCGGCGTCACCCACCTGCGCGGCAACGGCCGCGGTGACCTCATCGTGCACGTCGAGGTCATCACGCCGAACAAGCTCGACGCGGAGCAGGAGGAACTGCTGCGCCGCCTCGCCAAGCTCCGCAACGAGGAACGCCCGCAGGGACAGTTCCAGCCGGGGCAGCAGGGACTGTTCTCGCGGCTGAAGGATGCGTTCAACGGGCGCTGA
- a CDS encoding DUF3097 domain-containing protein, with amino-acid sequence MRSRQYGPGLTPPWKKQQPAPEVAAEPDLVVEEAVTGFCGAVVRCEKTAEGPTVTLEDRFGKHRVFPMTPRGFLLDGKPVTLVRPSARPAARGPARTASGSLAVPGARARVARAGRIYVEGRHDAELVERVWGDDLRIEGVVVEYLEGIDDLPAIVHSFSPGPDARLGVLVDHLVPGSKESRIAASVTDPDVLVVGHPYIDVWEAVKPSSVGIPAWPTVPHGQDWKTGVCRSLGWPENTGAAWQRILGSVHSYKDLEPALLGRVEELIDFVTGGSGA; translated from the coding sequence ATGCGCAGCAGACAGTACGGCCCGGGCCTGACCCCGCCGTGGAAGAAGCAGCAGCCGGCCCCCGAGGTCGCGGCGGAGCCGGACCTGGTGGTCGAGGAGGCCGTGACCGGGTTCTGCGGCGCGGTGGTCCGCTGCGAGAAGACCGCCGAGGGCCCCACGGTCACCCTCGAAGACCGCTTCGGCAAGCACCGGGTCTTCCCCATGACGCCACGCGGCTTCCTGCTGGACGGCAAGCCCGTCACGCTCGTACGGCCGTCGGCCCGGCCCGCCGCGCGCGGCCCCGCCCGTACGGCGTCGGGTTCGCTGGCCGTCCCCGGCGCCCGCGCACGGGTCGCCCGCGCCGGGCGCATCTACGTGGAGGGACGCCACGACGCCGAGCTGGTCGAACGCGTCTGGGGCGACGACCTGCGCATCGAGGGCGTCGTCGTCGAATACCTGGAAGGCATCGACGACCTCCCCGCCATCGTCCACTCCTTCTCCCCCGGCCCCGACGCCCGCCTCGGCGTCCTGGTCGACCACCTCGTCCCCGGCTCGAAGGAATCCCGCATCGCGGCCTCGGTCACCGACCCGGACGTCCTGGTCGTGGGCCACCCGTACATCGACGTCTGGGAAGCCGTGAAACCGTCCTCGGTCGGCATCCCCGCCTGGCCGACCGTCCCCCACGGCCAGGACTGGAAGACAGGCGTGTGCCGGTCCCTGGGCTGGCCGGAGAACACGGGCGCCGCGTGGCAGCGCATCCTCGGCTCGGTCCACTCCTACAAGGACCTGGAGCCGGCCCTGCTGGGGCGGGTGGAGGAGTTGATCGACTTTGTCACGGGTGGGAGTGGGGCCTGA
- a CDS encoding Uma2 family endonuclease, translated as MSAPSAARPLTTHPLVAFFEELEVPETFEAELLRGEIVMTAGTDVVHNRIIQSVRDQVPGDRRGRPKTQVAGKPVPTELITMLVEVVSNNSLDRDHRVKRNIYAAGEVPTYLIIDPAAAECRLLTDPTGTREDADYTVQRTTKFGDPIPLDLLGVKLDTTEFQTFTNVRPHSHP; from the coding sequence GTGAGCGCTCCGTCGGCCGCTCGGCCCCTGACCACCCACCCCCTCGTCGCGTTCTTCGAAGAACTCGAGGTTCCCGAGACGTTCGAGGCGGAACTCCTGCGGGGGGAAATCGTGATGACGGCCGGGACCGACGTGGTCCACAACCGGATCATCCAGAGCGTTCGGGACCAGGTGCCGGGGGATCGTCGGGGGCGTCCCAAGACCCAGGTCGCCGGAAAGCCCGTGCCGACTGAGCTGATCACCATGCTCGTCGAGGTCGTCTCCAACAACAGCCTTGATCGTGACCACCGCGTCAAGCGCAACATCTATGCGGCGGGCGAGGTGCCCACCTACCTGATCATCGATCCGGCGGCGGCCGAATGCCGCTTGCTCACCGACCCCACCGGCACCCGCGAAGACGCCGACTACACGGTGCAGCGCACCACCAAGTTCGGCGATCCGATCCCACTGGACCTGCTCGGCGTAAAGCTGGACACCACCGAGTTCCAGACGTTCACCAACGTCAGGCCCCACTCCCACCCGTGA
- the hrcA gene encoding heat-inducible transcriptional repressor HrcA, with translation MLSERRLEVLRAIVQDYVGTEEPVGSKALTQRHKLGVSPATVRNDMAALEDEGFIAQPHTSAGRIPTDKGYRLFVDKLAGVKPLSSPERRAIQNFLDGAVDLDDVVGRTVRLLAQLTRQVAVVQYPSLTRSTVRHVELLSMAPARLMLVLITDTGRVEQRMVDCPAPFGETSLADLRARLNSRVVGRRFTDVPQLVQDLPESFEQEDRGTVSTVLSVLLETLVEETEERLMIGGTANLTRFGHDFPLTIRPVLEALEEQVVLLKLLGEAKDSGMTVRIGHENAHEGLTSTSVVAVGYGSGDEAVAKLGVVGPTRMDYPGTMGAVRAVARYVGQILAES, from the coding sequence ATGCTCAGTGAACGCAGACTCGAAGTGCTGCGCGCCATCGTCCAGGACTATGTCGGGACCGAGGAGCCGGTCGGCTCCAAGGCGCTGACCCAGCGGCACAAGCTCGGTGTCTCACCCGCCACGGTCCGCAACGACATGGCGGCGCTGGAGGACGAGGGCTTCATCGCCCAGCCGCACACCAGCGCCGGGCGCATCCCCACGGACAAGGGCTACCGTCTCTTCGTCGACAAGCTGGCGGGCGTCAAGCCGCTTTCCAGCCCCGAGCGGCGCGCCATCCAGAACTTCCTGGACGGCGCCGTCGACCTCGACGACGTGGTGGGGCGTACGGTACGGCTGCTGGCGCAGCTCACGCGGCAGGTCGCCGTCGTGCAGTACCCGTCCCTGACCCGGTCCACGGTGCGTCATGTGGAACTGCTGTCGATGGCTCCGGCGCGGCTGATGCTGGTCCTGATCACGGACACCGGCCGGGTCGAGCAGCGCATGGTGGACTGTCCGGCGCCGTTCGGTGAGACCTCCTTGGCGGACCTGCGGGCGCGGCTGAACAGCCGCGTGGTGGGCCGGCGGTTCACGGACGTGCCGCAGCTCGTGCAGGATCTCCCGGAGTCCTTCGAGCAGGAGGACCGGGGGACGGTCTCGACAGTCCTGTCGGTGTTGCTGGAGACTTTGGTGGAGGAGACCGAAGAGCGGCTGATGATCGGCGGCACCGCCAATCTCACGCGCTTCGGGCACGATTTCCCACTGACCATCCGGCCGGTGCTGGAGGCTCTGGAGGAGCAGGTGGTGCTCCTCAAACTGCTCGGGGAGGCCAAGGACTCCGGCATGACCGTACGCATCGGGCATGAGAATGCCCATGAGGGCCTGACGTCCACATCGGTCGTCGCGGTCGGCTACGGTTCGGGCGACGAGGCAGTCGCCAAACTCGGCGTGGTCGGACCGACCCGCATGGACTACCCCGGAACGATGGGAGCGGTACGCGCAGTGGCACGTTACGTCGGACAGATCCTCGCGGAGTCGTAA
- a CDS encoding MBL fold metallo-hydrolase — MRTTWEEAGWEELGAGVGRRRMPGWDETVGAVVGATGVLIVDTGATLRDGARLRRELRGIVGRDVTHVALTHPHFDHVLGAAAFAGVQVFGAAGLDTYLPRAQEELRRDAVSYGVDPDAAAEATDLLVRPHHLVSGERVLDLGGRQVLLANVGPGHTAHDLVVLVPGTHGSPEVVFCGDLVEESGEPQAGPDAVPGQWPAALDRLLALGGEDAVYVPGHGAVVDARFVREQRDALSRRFGVSRR, encoded by the coding sequence ATGCGTACGACGTGGGAAGAAGCCGGGTGGGAAGAGCTCGGCGCGGGGGTCGGGCGGCGCCGGATGCCCGGCTGGGACGAGACCGTCGGTGCCGTCGTCGGCGCCACCGGCGTGCTGATCGTCGACACCGGCGCGACGCTCCGGGACGGCGCCCGGCTGCGCCGCGAGCTGCGCGGCATCGTGGGCCGTGACGTGACGCACGTCGCGCTGACCCACCCGCACTTCGATCACGTGCTGGGCGCCGCGGCCTTCGCGGGCGTCCAGGTCTTCGGAGCGGCGGGTCTCGATACGTATCTGCCGCGCGCCCAGGAAGAGCTGCGGCGCGACGCGGTGTCGTACGGCGTGGACCCCGACGCCGCCGCCGAGGCCACCGATCTCCTCGTCCGCCCGCACCACCTCGTCTCCGGCGAACGCGTCCTCGACCTCGGCGGCCGGCAGGTGCTGCTCGCCAACGTCGGCCCCGGGCACACCGCCCACGACCTGGTGGTCCTCGTCCCCGGTACGCACGGCTCGCCCGAGGTCGTCTTCTGCGGCGACCTGGTCGAGGAGTCCGGCGAGCCCCAGGCCGGGCCGGACGCGGTCCCCGGGCAGTGGCCCGCCGCGCTGGACCGGCTGCTGGCGCTCGGCGGGGAGGACGCGGTGTACGTACCCGGGCACGGCGCTGTCGTGGATGCCCGATTCGTCCGTGAGCAACGTGACGCGCTCAGCCGTCGCTTCGGCGTGTCGCGGCGCTGA